In Deinococcus irradiatisoli, the genomic stretch CGCGCAGCACGACGTCGCTTTGCTGCAAGGCCAGCCCCTCGCCCGCCGCGATCTGAAGCTGCATCCTCACGAAATCCAGGCCTGAGATCATCTCGGAGACGCAGTGCTCCACCTGAATCCGGGTGTTCATTTCCATGAAGTAGAACTGGCCGTCTCGGTCCACGATGAATTCCAGCGTGCCGGCCCCGGCGTAGTTGACGTGCTGGGCGAGCCGCACGCCCGCGTCCAGGATTTCCTGGCGCAGGGTGGCCGGCAGGGTCGAGGGCGCTTCCTCGATCAGCTTTTGGTTGCGGCGCTGAATCGAGCAGTCGCGCTCGCCGATGTGGATGACGTGGCCCTGCCCGTCGCCCATCACCTGCACCTCGACGTGGCGAAACTCCTCCAGAAATTTCTCCATGATGATCGCCGGATCGCCGAAATACAGCCGGGCTTCTTCCTGGGCCTGGTTAAAGGCGGTTTTCATCTCGTCCTGGGTGCGCACCACCTTCTGGCCGCGCCCACCGCCCCCGGCGCTGGCCTTGAGCAGCACCGGGTAGCCGATCTGCTTGGCCGCCAACAACGCCGCCTCGGTGCTGTCGAGCAAGCCGGTGCCCGGCACCACCGGCACGTTGCTCAGGGCCGCGATCTCGCGCCCACCGGCCTTGGAGCCCAGCGCCCGCATGCTCTCGGGGGTGGGGCCGATAAAGACGATGCCGTGTTCGCCGCACATCTCGGCAAAATCGGGGTTCTCGGCCATGAAGCCGTAGCCGGGGTGAATCGCCTCGGCCCCGGTCATCAGGGCGGCTGAGAGGATGTTGGGGATGTTGAGGTACGAGGCGTTCGAGGCCGGCGGCCCCACGCACACCGATTCGTCGGCCAGCAGCACCGGCAGGCTCTTCTCGTCGGCCTGCGAGTAGACCACCACCGTCTGAATGCCCATTTCACGCGCCGTGCGCATGATTCTCAGGGCGATTTCGCCCCGGTTGGCGATGAGGATTTTCTTGAACATGCAGTTGCCCCTTTTGCAAGGCCCGCCGCCCGGCCCGGCGCCGACAAGGAGCGGCGCCCACCACGCTGCAGGGTTATTTGTTTACTCGATCAGGAACAGGGTCTGGCCGTATTCTACCGGCTCGGCGTTTTTCACCAGGATCTCGCGCACCACGCCGGCCGTCTCGGCCTCGATCTCGTTCATCAGCTTCATCGCCTCGATGATGCACAGCACCTGCCCGGCCTCGACCCGGTCGCCCACCTTGACGTAGGGCGGCGCGTCGGGGCTGCTGCTGGCGTAGAAGGTGCCGACGATCGGCGCCTTGAGCGGCGTGCCGGTGGCGGCGGCCGGGGCGGGCGAAGTGGCCGCGGGCGTCTCGGCGGGGGCCGGCGTGCTGGCGCTGGGCTGCGGCGCGGCGGGCGTGGCCGGGGCTGGAGCGGCCGCCGACGCCGCGGCGGGGGTGGAGGGCTGAGGCGCACTCGGCGCCGCGCTGGCGGCCGGCAGGCTTGCTCCGCCGCCCTGCATGGCCTGCGGCCCGCGGCGCAAGCTCAGATCAAACTCACCGGTCTTGAGGGCGAACTCGCGCACGTCGGCGGCGCTGAGCGCGTCGAGAATCTTTTTCAGGTCTTCGGGATTCATGGTTTTCCTCCGGAAAAGGCGGCGCCGCAGGGAGCGGCCCGGCGCAGGAAGCTTGTCAGTGTTCGCAAGGATTGTAATGTGTCGCCGCCTCGGGTGGGCCGCGCCGCCGGCAAGCCGCACGAAATCGGCGCACAACAAAGGGCGGGCCAGGCCACCCTCGCCTGTCCCGCCCGCAAAACGCCCGGCGGCGTTACGCCCGGCTGAGGTACTCGCCGGTCCGGGTGTCCACCTTGACCGAGGTGCCGTTCTCGACGAACAAGGGCACCTGCACCGTCGCGCCGCTTTCGAGCTTGGCGGGCTTGGTGCCGCCCGAGACGGTGTCGCCGCGCACGCCGGGATCGGTCTCGACGATCTGCAAGATCACCTGGTTGGGCAGGGTGATCTTGAGCGGCTTGTCGCCGTACATGGTCACTTCCACGTCCATGTTCTCCTTGAGGAACTTGGCCGCGTCGCCGGCGAGCACCGGCGAGAGGTGAATCTGCTCGAAGGTTTCCATGTCCATGAACATGTAGTCCTCGCCGTCTTTGTAGAGGTACTGCATCGGCTTGCCTTCCACGTAGATGTCCTGCAACTTTTCGGTGCTGTTGAAAGTCCGGTCCACGATGCTGCCGGTTTCCATGTTGCGGAACTTGGTGACGACCTTGGCGCCGCCGCGTCCCATCTTGAGGTGCGAGTAGTCGAGGCACTCCCAGAGGCCGCCGTCCATTTCCACTTTGGTGCCGTTGCGAAGTTCTGTGACGCTGATCATGTGTGTTTTGCTCTCCTTAGAAGGCCGGCGCCGGTGGGGCGCTTCACCGCTTCTGGTACCAGACCTGGCCCCGGGGCGCAACCTTCGCACCGCACGGGCAACAGCCGCCATTCTAGCTCAGGCGAGCGGCTGCCAGCAAGGAAGGCGCCGGCACGTTGCAACGGGACTCAGCCTCTAGCCGTCGAGCCCGATGCCGAAGCCCTCGTCAAGCGCCGTTTCGCTGTAGGCGCGGAAGGCCAGCATCGTCTGGGTTTTCACGATGCCCGGCAGTTTGCGGAGGTGGGCGGTGACCACGTCGTCGAGGTCGTCGTAGCTCGGCAACTTCAGGATCGCCACGATGTCCCAGTCGCCGGTGACGCTGTAGACCTCCTTGACGTGCCTGACCTGCGCCAGCAGCGCGGCGGTTTCGGGAATGCGGGAGCGCTCGGCTTGCACCAGCACGATGGCAGTGACCATGCCTGCCAGTTTACGCCGAGCCCGAAGCGACCGGCGGCGTGGACGACACCTGCACCGCCTGAATCGCCGTCAGGGCGATGGTGTAGACGATGTCGTCGACCAGGGCGCCGCGCGAGAGGTCGTTGACCGGCTTGCGCAATCCCTGGAGCATCGGCCCCACCGCCACCACCCCGGCGGAGCGCTGCACCGCTTTGTAGGTGGTGTTGCCGGTGTTGAGGTCGGGAAAGATGAAGACGGTGGCGCGGCCCGCCACGCTGGAACCGGGAGCCTTCTGCGCGCCGACGCTCAACACGCTGGCAGCGTCGTATTGCAGCGGGCCGTCCACATTGAGGTCGGGGCGGCGCTCGCGCACCAGCCGGGTGGCCTCGGCGACCTTCTGCACGTCCTCACCGGAACCCGAGGTGCCGGTGGAATAACTCAGCATCGCCACCCGCGGCTCGATGCCGAAGGCGGCGGCCGAGTCGGCCGACTGGATGGCGATGTCGGCGAGTTCCTGGGCGTTGGGGTTGGGATTGATGGCCGCGTCGCCGTAGACCAGCACCTGCTCGGGCATCAGCATGAAAAACACGCTGCTCACCAGGCTGGTGCCCGGCGCCGTCTTGATGAGTTGCAGCGCCGGGCGCACGGTGTTGGCGGTGGTGTGCACCGCGCCCGAGACCAGCCCGTCCACCTCGCCGAGGGCCAGCATCATGGTGCCGAGCACCACCGCGTCCTCGAGCTGCGCCTCGGCCATCGGTGCGGTGAGGCCCTTGCTTTTGCGCAGCTCCACCATCGGCGCGACGTAGCGCCCGCGCACCGCATCCGGATCGAGGATTTCCAGGTCCGGCGGCAGCACCACGCCCTGGGCCTCGGCCACCGCCCGCACCCGCTCCGGCGGCGCCAGCAGCAGGCAGCGGGCGATGCCTTTTTCGTGGCAGATCGCGGCGGCCCGGATGGTGCGCGGCTCGTCGCCCTCCGGCAGCACGATGCGCTTGCCGGCTGCC encodes the following:
- the accC gene encoding acetyl-CoA carboxylase biotin carboxylase subunit is translated as MFKKILIANRGEIALRIMRTAREMGIQTVVVYSQADEKSLPVLLADESVCVGPPASNASYLNIPNILSAALMTGAEAIHPGYGFMAENPDFAEMCGEHGIVFIGPTPESMRALGSKAGGREIAALSNVPVVPGTGLLDSTEAALLAAKQIGYPVLLKASAGGGGRGQKVVRTQDEMKTAFNQAQEEARLYFGDPAIIMEKFLEEFRHVEVQVMGDGQGHVIHIGERDCSIQRRNQKLIEEAPSTLPATLRQEILDAGVRLAQHVNYAGAGTLEFIVDRDGQFYFMEMNTRIQVEHCVSEMISGLDFVRMQLQIAAGEGLALQQSDVVLRGHAIECRLNAEDPDKDFRPAAGKIEEVYFPGGPGVRVDSHVYEGYAIPPHYDSLIGKLIVWHESRDQAIARMKRALQESVIGGPKTTIPLYIRIMDNPFYKRGAVMTNFLKTRMEL
- the accB gene encoding acetyl-CoA carboxylase biotin carboxyl carrier protein, which codes for MNPEDLKKILDALSAADVREFALKTGEFDLSLRRGPQAMQGGGASLPAASAAPSAPQPSTPAAASAAAPAPATPAAPQPSASTPAPAETPAATSPAPAAATGTPLKAPIVGTFYASSSPDAPPYVKVGDRVEAGQVLCIIEAMKLMNEIEAETAGVVREILVKNAEPVEYGQTLFLIE
- the efp gene encoding elongation factor P, translating into MISVTELRNGTKVEMDGGLWECLDYSHLKMGRGGAKVVTKFRNMETGSIVDRTFNSTEKLQDIYVEGKPMQYLYKDGEDYMFMDMETFEQIHLSPVLAGDAAKFLKENMDVEVTMYGDKPLKITLPNQVILQIVETDPGVRGDTVSGGTKPAKLESGATVQVPLFVENGTSVKVDTRTGEYLSRA
- a CDS encoding Lrp/AsnC family transcriptional regulator, encoding MVTAIVLVQAERSRIPETAALLAQVRHVKEVYSVTGDWDIVAILKLPSYDDLDDVVTAHLRKLPGIVKTQTMLAFRAYSETALDEGFGIGLDG